The Tamandua tetradactyla isolate mTamTet1 chromosome 5, mTamTet1.pri, whole genome shotgun sequence genome window below encodes:
- the ZIC4 gene encoding zinc finger protein ZIC 4, whose product MRYKTSLVMRKRLRLYRNTLKDSSSSSGHHGPQLAAAAASPSVFSGLHEQPPQASPSRPLNGLLSLGLPGDMYARPEPFAPGPAARSDALAPAAALHGYGGMNLTVNLAAPHGPGAFFRYMRQPIKQELICKWLAADSPAAPRLCSKTFSTMHELVTHVTVEHVGGPEQANHICFWEECPRQGKPFKAKYKLVNHIRVHTGEKPFPCPFPGCGKVFARSENLKIHKRTHTGEKPFRCEFEGCERRFANSSDRKKHSHVHTSDKPYTCKVRGCDKCYTHPSSLRKHMKVHGRSPPPPSSAYDSATPSALLSPSSNCGRELPGASPAAGAARDADLSEWYVCQSASPCAAPRSPAPSPGRAATAAAPGFRTAAVLPRRPQTVSIGRATEA is encoded by the exons ATGAGATACAAAACCTCCTTGGTGATGAGGAAACGATTACGACTTTACCGAAACACTctgaaagactcca GTAGCAGCTCCGGACACCATGGCCCCCagctcgccgccgccgccgccagccCCTCGGTATTCTCAGGTCTCCATGAGCAGCCTCCCCAGGCATCCCCCAGCCGCCCTTTGAACGGACTCCTGAGCCTGGGGCTCCCCGGAGACATGTACGCACGGCCCGAGCCCTTCGCTCCGGGTCCCGCTGCCCGCAGCGACGCACTGGCACCTGCCGCCGCCCTGCACGGCTACGGGGGGATGAACCTGACAGTGAACCTCGCCGCACCCCACGGCCCAGGCGCCTTCTTCCGCTACATGCGCCAGCCCATCAAACAGGAGCTCATCTGCAAATGGCTGGCGGCCGACAGCCCCGCTGCTCCGCGTCTCTGCTCCAAAACTTTCAGCACCATGCACGAGCTGGTCACGCACGTCACCGTGGAGCACGTCGGCGGCCCGGAGCAGGCCAACCACATCTGCTTCTGGGAGGAGTGTCCGCGCCAGGGCAAGCCCTTCAAAGCCAAATACAAACTTGTAAATCACATCCGTGTGCACACGGGCGAGAAGCCCTTTCCCTGTCCTTTCCCGGGGTGTGGGAAGGTCTTTGCTAGATCAGAAAATCTCAAAATACACAAACGAACTCACACAG GGGAGAAACCCTTCAGGTGCGAGTTCGAGGGCTGCGAGCGGCGCTTCGCCAACAGCAGCGACCGCAAGAAGCACTCGCACGTGCACACGAGCGACAAGCCGTACACGTGCAAGGTGCGCGGCTGCGACAAGTGCTACACGCACCCCAGCTCGTTGCGCAAGCACATGAAGGTGCACGGGCGCTCACCGCCACCGCCCAGCTCTGCCTACGACTCGGCCACGCCGTCGGCCCTGCTGTCGCCCTCGTCAAACTGCGGCCGCGAGCTCCCTGGGGCGTCCCCGGCGGCGGGGGCGGCGCGTGACGCCGACCTGAGCGAATGGTATGTGTGTCAGAGCGCGAGCCCCTGCGCCGCTCCGCGCAGCCCCGCGCCATCACCTGGCCGTGCCGCTACCGCCGCCGCCCCGGGTTTTAGGACTGCTGCTGTACTGCCTCGGCGTCCACAGACTGTCAGCATAGGCCGGGCTACTGAGGcctga